One genomic segment of Kiritimatiella glycovorans includes these proteins:
- the gltX gene encoding glutamate--tRNA ligase: MTVRTRFAPSPTGKVHIGNIRAAIYNQLFARHEGGVFTLRIEDTDRERSTPEAIEYLFDVLQWLGLDSDETPLYQSQRREAHLDAARRLEQDGTVYRHAKGEGGEALLFRIPWRADEIPGVEELGPAERALHPDHPVRLDHTGIRYSAVSRKGKPVDTTACLAGFADLRLFDANGQRLFSIGEHIEGILEGRHSFEIDNAARMTFTRRSIGFDDEVRGRLTKPLDDLKDFVLVRSDGSPVFHLANICDDLHQRITHIIRGEDHVENTFRHLFLYHALGARPPAYAHLPMIVNAQGKPYSKRDGDAFVGDFREKGVLPEALYNYLALLGWSPGGDREKLDRESMVKEFSLDRVQASPARVDLNKLAWLNGEYLREKPHEEVLAGCRSALTKRGLEPADPDRLRDIVMLFGDRFRTVDEFAEQAAFFFTDEFETDEKAARKHLAAPHGPEVLDAIRERFAALDPFEASRIQDTLRHLAEERGEGFGKIMTPLRVAISGQKGGPDLAETAALLGRDTVLRRIGRAAARSGA; this comes from the coding sequence ATGACGGTTCGAACGCGATTTGCGCCCAGCCCCACCGGGAAGGTTCACATCGGAAATATCCGCGCCGCGATCTACAACCAGCTCTTCGCACGCCATGAAGGGGGCGTATTTACGCTGCGGATCGAGGATACCGACCGCGAGCGTTCGACACCCGAGGCCATCGAATACCTGTTCGACGTACTGCAGTGGCTCGGCCTCGACAGCGATGAAACGCCGCTCTACCAGTCGCAGCGGCGCGAGGCGCACCTGGACGCCGCCCGCCGGCTGGAGCAGGACGGGACCGTCTACCGTCACGCCAAAGGCGAAGGCGGCGAGGCCCTGCTTTTCAGGATCCCCTGGCGCGCGGATGAGATCCCGGGCGTAGAGGAACTCGGACCCGCCGAGCGCGCCCTGCACCCGGACCACCCCGTGCGCCTCGATCATACCGGAATCCGTTACTCCGCGGTGAGCCGAAAGGGCAAGCCCGTGGATACTACGGCCTGTCTCGCGGGTTTCGCCGACCTGCGCCTATTCGATGCAAACGGGCAACGCCTCTTTTCCATCGGCGAACATATCGAAGGCATCCTTGAAGGGCGTCATTCTTTCGAGATCGACAACGCCGCGCGCATGACCTTCACCCGCCGCAGCATCGGATTCGACGACGAGGTCAGGGGCCGGCTGACCAAGCCGCTGGACGACCTGAAGGACTTCGTGCTGGTGCGCTCCGACGGATCTCCGGTCTTTCACCTGGCGAACATCTGCGACGATCTCCACCAGCGGATCACGCACATCATCCGCGGCGAAGACCACGTGGAGAACACCTTCCGGCACCTCTTCCTCTATCACGCGCTCGGGGCCCGGCCGCCCGCCTACGCCCACCTCCCGATGATCGTCAACGCTCAGGGGAAACCGTATAGCAAACGCGACGGCGACGCTTTCGTCGGCGATTTCCGCGAAAAGGGCGTGCTTCCCGAAGCACTGTACAACTATCTCGCCCTCCTGGGCTGGTCGCCGGGCGGCGACCGCGAGAAGCTGGACCGCGAGTCCATGGTGAAGGAGTTCTCGCTCGACCGCGTGCAGGCCTCGCCGGCGCGCGTGGATCTGAACAAGCTGGCGTGGCTGAACGGCGAATACCTGCGTGAAAAACCGCACGAGGAGGTCCTGGCCGGATGCCGGTCCGCGCTCACAAAGCGGGGCCTCGAACCCGCGGACCCCGATCGCCTCCGCGACATCGTCATGCTCTTCGGTGACCGCTTCCGCACGGTTGACGAATTCGCGGAACAGGCCGCATTCTTCTTCACGGACGAATTCGAAACCGACGAAAAAGCGGCCCGCAAACACCTCGCCGCCCCGCACGGCCCGGAAGTCCTCGACGCCATTCGCGAGCGCTTCGCGGCCTTGGACCCGTTTGAAGCCTCGCGAATCCAGGACACCCTGCGCCATCTTGCGGAAGAACGCGGCGAAGGATTCGGGAAAATCATGACCCCGCTGCGGGTCGCGATATCGGGGCAGAAAGGCGGACCCGACCTCGCCGAGACGGCCGCTCTGCTGGGGCGGGACACCGTGCTCCGGAGGATCGGCCGCGCGGCCGCGCGCTCCGGGGCCTGA
- the hpt gene encoding hypoxanthine phosphoribosyltransferase, whose translation MRAHHVNDILYTAEQIGERVGGLGDELAAAFGGQDFIAVGILRGSFMFMADLLRAGAARGLHPRIDFIGLESYGDGTESAGEVKLVYDTSLDLEGARLLLIDDILDTGLSLARARRLLAARGAASVHTCVMLDKPSRRQTGIRADFTGFRVDDVFVVGYGLDYAGLHRELPHLSRVVFED comes from the coding sequence ATGCGCGCTCATCACGTGAACGACATCCTCTATACGGCAGAGCAGATCGGCGAACGGGTAGGCGGGCTGGGTGACGAGCTGGCCGCCGCGTTCGGCGGACAGGATTTCATCGCAGTAGGCATTCTCCGCGGTAGCTTCATGTTCATGGCCGACCTGCTCCGCGCCGGGGCTGCGCGCGGACTGCATCCCCGCATCGACTTTATCGGACTCGAGAGTTACGGCGACGGTACGGAGTCCGCGGGCGAGGTGAAGCTTGTGTACGACACCTCGCTCGACCTGGAGGGAGCACGTCTGCTTCTGATCGACGATATCCTCGATACGGGTCTGAGTCTCGCCCGCGCGCGCCGCCTGCTCGCCGCGCGCGGGGCGGCCTCCGTGCATACGTGCGTCATGCTCGACAAACCTTCGCGCCGGCAGACCGGGATTCGCGCCGACTTCACCGGTTTCCGGGTCGACGATGTTTTCGTCGTCGGATACGGGCTGGACTACGCCGGTCTGCACCGCGAACTTCCGCACCTGTCCCGGGTGGTGTTCGAGGACTAG
- a CDS encoding NYN domain-containing protein: MINLFTWLGLGPRRVVVDGDAMLKASGCRGKAAPRDQIRVLRQLGRFAQKEKIDMIVVLTGKPLRKAPDDASFEGIHVRYAETSTRAQKKIWNLFRRRRKKTTVVTDDSEMEQRIMEAGGAALRAGTFNKAVNIEGENASGGGSRKSGGGRRRGGRKRSSGSSPRSGKNESRESSGGGDNHGGNKGSGKKNDSDRGSEEDARIREMIDLV, encoded by the coding sequence ATGATCAACCTGTTCACATGGCTGGGGCTCGGCCCCAGGCGCGTAGTGGTGGACGGCGACGCCATGCTCAAGGCTTCAGGCTGCCGCGGCAAGGCGGCGCCCCGCGACCAGATCCGCGTGCTGCGCCAGCTCGGCCGCTTCGCACAGAAAGAAAAGATCGACATGATCGTAGTACTCACCGGCAAGCCCCTGCGCAAGGCGCCCGACGATGCCTCGTTCGAAGGCATCCACGTCCGGTACGCCGAAACCTCCACCCGAGCGCAGAAGAAGATATGGAACCTCTTCCGTCGCCGACGCAAAAAGACCACGGTCGTGACCGACGACAGCGAGATGGAGCAGCGGATCATGGAGGCCGGCGGCGCCGCGCTCCGCGCCGGCACCTTCAACAAGGCGGTCAATATCGAAGGCGAAAACGCTTCCGGCGGCGGCTCGCGCAAGAGCGGCGGAGGCCGCCGGCGCGGCGGACGCAAACGCTCTTCCGGCTCTTCACCCAGGTCGGGGAAAAACGAATCCCGGGAATCCTCCGGCGGCGGGGACAACCACGGCGGCAACAAGGGAAGCGGGAAGAAAAACGATTCCGACCGCGGCAGCGAAGAGGATGCCCGCATCCGCGAGATGATCGACCTGGTCTAG